In a single window of the Microscilla marina ATCC 23134 genome:
- a CDS encoding radical SAM protein: MRLRKKPVLCNYYVTYRCNARCGFCDIWERPSPYVTLENAQRNFEGLKRLGVKIIDFTGGEPLLHRQLPELLEMAQNLGFITTVTTNGLLYPKQAEKLQGKIDMLHLSLDSPNKAEHDKSRGVACYDFVMESIKIAKTLGERPDILFTVFEHNVEQIKEVYHKVCLPNDLLLILNPVFDYNNVDTGLQLSPQSLKALKQWSKKKYVYLNEGFIALRQDGGNHIDRPVCKAGSTTLVISPDNKLVLPCYHLGLEEVPINGDLYNVYRSEKVQKLIALEGRLPECEGCVINCYMQPSFAVELNKYWWKALPSTLKYNYLKGTWKAMFR; the protein is encoded by the coding sequence ATGCGATTAAGAAAAAAACCTGTATTGTGTAATTACTATGTCACCTATCGTTGCAATGCACGTTGTGGGTTTTGCGATATTTGGGAGCGTCCCTCTCCTTATGTTACCCTCGAAAACGCCCAACGCAATTTTGAAGGCCTTAAGCGCCTGGGAGTAAAGATCATTGATTTTACCGGGGGTGAACCTTTACTGCATAGACAGCTCCCCGAATTACTGGAAATGGCGCAAAATCTGGGGTTCATTACCACGGTGACCACCAATGGATTGCTATACCCCAAACAAGCCGAAAAACTGCAGGGTAAGATAGACATGTTACACCTGTCGCTTGACTCGCCCAATAAAGCCGAACACGACAAAAGCAGAGGTGTAGCCTGTTATGATTTTGTAATGGAGTCGATCAAAATAGCCAAGACGTTGGGCGAACGCCCCGATATTTTGTTTACTGTGTTTGAGCACAACGTAGAGCAAATTAAAGAAGTGTACCACAAGGTATGCTTGCCCAATGACTTACTGCTTATCTTAAACCCGGTGTTTGACTACAACAACGTAGATACCGGGCTACAGCTAAGCCCCCAAAGCCTAAAGGCACTCAAGCAATGGAGTAAGAAAAAATATGTATACCTCAACGAGGGTTTTATCGCCTTGCGGCAAGATGGTGGCAACCACATCGACCGCCCGGTATGCAAGGCAGGCAGTACTACCTTGGTCATTTCGCCCGATAACAAACTGGTATTGCCTTGTTATCATTTGGGGCTAGAGGAGGTGCCCATCAATGGCGATTTATACAATGTGTACCGCTCAGAAAAAGTACAAAAACTCATTGCATTGGAAGGACGACTACCCGAATGTGAAGGATGTGTAATTAATTGCTATATGCAACCCTCGTTTGCGGTAGAACTTAACAAGTATTGGTGGAAGGCATTGCCCAGCACGCTTAAGTATAACTACCTCAAGGGCACTTGGAAGGCTATGTTTCGGTAG
- a CDS encoding tetratricopeptide repeat protein, with protein MEEPAIQDKISELEAKLDKLPSESADEATQKELYLELGDAYLDANESAKAKQLYQKLLTETNEAYYAAAYYELGKIALDENDFATAQQNLQLAIEWGQKTNDENTQAKAHHAYAFIMLQTQDSAAEESKACLDHIMTAVALFSKNKKYDNLGKAFMLLTGFTQARLTTNKAIAYFKQLLEQHEEATDLLGFIHYHLAAYYEADENSKEAFRHFEQALHYKNKLNIGSELGETYYHLGLLHDEQGNSDKAFEYNVIALRHMLSLDDISTYASMAVIFVQGGIEDCTNATLKQEAKTLLEQAQKLDLLPHADAEGATEDNDGFVYDHSYTGNLLEQTREEQEQAKVSELEELKNDFAKKKAALPDSAEDFAQAAYDLLSKLNEGIDRSLFSFLARKKNKTRKVEVNNILNDSQESLKQAIANADDDDLKTVLETWKGKLDDNFRG; from the coding sequence ATGGAAGAACCCGCAATACAGGATAAAATCAGCGAATTAGAGGCTAAACTAGATAAATTGCCGTCGGAATCAGCTGATGAAGCAACACAAAAAGAACTGTATTTGGAGTTGGGAGATGCTTACCTGGATGCCAACGAATCCGCAAAAGCAAAACAGTTGTACCAGAAGCTGTTAACTGAAACCAACGAAGCTTATTATGCTGCTGCCTATTATGAATTGGGCAAAATAGCCCTTGATGAAAATGATTTTGCTACTGCACAGCAAAATCTGCAATTAGCCATAGAGTGGGGGCAAAAAACCAACGATGAAAATACCCAGGCTAAAGCACACCATGCTTATGCTTTTATTATGCTACAAACCCAAGATAGTGCTGCCGAAGAGAGTAAGGCTTGCCTTGACCATATTATGACAGCAGTGGCTTTGTTTAGCAAAAATAAAAAATACGATAATCTGGGCAAAGCTTTTATGCTGCTTACAGGATTTACCCAGGCGAGGCTCACTACCAACAAGGCCATTGCTTATTTTAAACAGTTGTTGGAACAGCACGAAGAGGCTACTGATCTACTTGGTTTTATTCATTATCACCTGGCTGCTTATTACGAAGCCGACGAAAACTCTAAAGAAGCTTTTAGACACTTTGAGCAGGCTTTGCATTACAAAAACAAGTTGAATATTGGCTCAGAACTAGGCGAAACTTATTACCACCTGGGGTTGCTACACGATGAACAGGGCAATAGTGACAAAGCTTTTGAGTATAACGTGATTGCTTTGCGTCACATGCTGTCTCTCGATGACATATCTACTTATGCAAGCATGGCGGTTATTTTTGTACAAGGGGGCATAGAAGATTGCACAAATGCCACCCTCAAGCAAGAAGCCAAAACTCTATTGGAGCAAGCCCAAAAGCTGGACTTATTGCCCCACGCCGATGCTGAAGGAGCTACAGAGGATAACGATGGCTTTGTGTATGACCATTCTTATACAGGCAATTTGCTGGAGCAAACCCGTGAAGAACAGGAACAAGCCAAAGTAAGCGAGCTGGAAGAGCTAAAAAATGATTTTGCCAAAAAGAAAGCGGCTTTGCCTGACAGCGCCGAGGATTTTGCGCAAGCAGCTTATGACTTATTGTCTAAGTTGAATGAAGGCATTGATCGTTCGTTGTTTTCGTTTTTGGCACGCAAGAAAAACAAAACCCGTAAGGTGGAAGTCAATAACATTTTGAACGATAGTCAAGAGTCTCTCAAACAAGCTATAGCCAATGCTGACGATGATGACCTAAAGACTGTGCTAGAAACCTGGAAAGGCAAACTGGACGATAATTTTAGGGGATAA
- the scpA gene encoding methylmalonyl-CoA mutase, giving the protein MKPDFSKIDFSTTGTQVSDEADTDQKNWKTAERIEVKPYYTAQDLEGIEHLGFVAGIPPYLRGPYATMYVQRPWTIRQYAGFSTAEESNAFYRRNLAAGQKGLSVAFDLATHRGYDSDHPRVVGDVGKAGVAIDSVLDMKILFDGIPLDKMSVSMTMNGAVIPIMAFYIVAAEEQGVKPELLSGTIQNDILKEFMVRNTYIYPPLPSMRIIADIFEYTSNHMPKFNSISISGYHMQEAGATADIELAYTLADGLDYIRTGLKAGMDIDTFAPRLSFFWAIGMNHFMEIAKMRAGRLLWSKIVKQFHPKNPKSLALRTHCQTSGWSLTEQDPFNNVARTCVEAMGAVLGHTQSLHTNSLDEAIALPTDFSARIARNTQLYLQDETNITKVVDPWGGSYYVERLTHDLMHRAWELIQEVEELGGMAKAIETGLPKMRIEEAAARKQARIDAGKDVILGVNKYRPDEEKEIELLEVDNTAVLKSQLARLAKLKQERNQADVDAALAAISKAAETGEGNLLDLAVKAARVRASLGEISQAMEKVFGRHKATIRAISGIYSGEVSDDENFKKALDMADQFAQLEGRRPRILVAKMGQDGHDRGAKVIATSFADLGFDVDIGSLFQTPDEVARQAIENDVHIVGVSSLAAGHKTLVPALINELKKYDREDIMVIAGGVIPPKDYDFLYEAGVSGVFGPGTVISVAAQKILEELMKEEA; this is encoded by the coding sequence ATGAAGCCCGATTTTAGCAAAATAGATTTTTCTACCACAGGTACTCAAGTTTCGGATGAGGCTGATACTGACCAAAAAAACTGGAAAACTGCCGAACGCATAGAGGTAAAACCTTACTATACTGCTCAAGACCTCGAAGGAATAGAGCATTTGGGTTTTGTGGCGGGTATCCCTCCTTACTTGCGTGGTCCCTACGCCACTATGTATGTGCAACGTCCCTGGACAATTCGCCAGTATGCCGGGTTTTCAACCGCCGAAGAGTCCAACGCCTTTTATCGTCGTAACCTTGCCGCAGGACAAAAAGGACTTTCGGTAGCCTTTGACCTTGCCACCCACCGAGGCTACGACTCTGACCATCCTCGGGTAGTGGGCGATGTAGGAAAAGCTGGGGTAGCTATAGACTCAGTACTAGATATGAAAATTTTGTTTGATGGTATTCCTTTAGACAAAATGTCGGTATCGATGACGATGAATGGAGCGGTGATTCCTATCATGGCTTTTTATATAGTGGCAGCCGAAGAGCAAGGGGTAAAACCTGAACTTTTGAGTGGCACTATCCAAAACGATATTTTGAAAGAGTTTATGGTGCGCAATACCTACATTTACCCACCATTGCCCAGTATGCGCATCATTGCCGATATTTTTGAGTACACCTCGAATCACATGCCCAAGTTTAACTCTATCAGTATAAGCGGCTACCACATGCAAGAGGCAGGCGCTACGGCTGATATTGAGCTTGCTTATACACTTGCTGACGGGCTAGACTACATACGCACCGGGCTAAAAGCAGGCATGGACATTGACACGTTTGCGCCACGTTTGTCGTTTTTTTGGGCAATTGGTATGAATCATTTCATGGAAATTGCCAAGATGCGCGCTGGGCGTTTACTTTGGTCAAAAATTGTCAAACAGTTTCACCCCAAAAACCCTAAATCGTTGGCGTTGCGTACCCACTGCCAAACTTCGGGTTGGAGTCTGACCGAGCAAGACCCCTTCAATAATGTGGCGCGTACTTGTGTAGAAGCAATGGGTGCAGTTTTGGGGCACACCCAATCGTTGCATACCAACTCACTGGATGAGGCGATTGCTTTACCTACCGACTTTTCGGCGCGCATTGCCCGCAATACGCAGTTGTATTTACAAGACGAAACCAACATTACAAAAGTGGTGGACCCCTGGGGAGGATCTTATTATGTAGAACGCCTCACCCATGACCTGATGCACCGTGCCTGGGAGCTTATTCAAGAGGTAGAAGAACTGGGCGGAATGGCAAAGGCCATAGAAACCGGATTGCCCAAAATGCGCATAGAAGAGGCCGCCGCCCGAAAACAAGCCAGAATTGACGCGGGCAAAGACGTGATTTTGGGGGTAAACAAATACCGCCCCGATGAAGAGAAAGAAATAGAACTACTAGAGGTAGACAATACTGCGGTGCTCAAGTCGCAACTGGCACGTTTAGCAAAACTCAAGCAAGAGCGCAACCAGGCAGATGTAGACGCAGCACTTGCGGCCATTTCCAAAGCTGCTGAAACAGGCGAAGGCAACTTGCTTGACCTTGCTGTAAAAGCAGCCAGGGTACGTGCCAGCCTGGGAGAAATTTCGCAGGCAATGGAAAAAGTATTCGGACGACACAAGGCAACAATTCGTGCTATTTCGGGCATTTATTCGGGAGAAGTGTCTGACGATGAAAATTTTAAGAAAGCCCTCGACATGGCAGATCAATTTGCCCAGTTAGAAGGACGCCGTCCCCGTATTTTGGTGGCAAAAATGGGGCAAGACGGGCACGATCGAGGAGCCAAGGTCATTGCTACTAGTTTTGCCGATTTGGGATTTGATGTAGACATAGGGTCTTTGTTTCAAACCCCCGATGAGGTGGCACGCCAGGCTATAGAAAACGACGTACACATTGTAGGTGTTTCGAGTCTGGCAGCTGGACACAAAACTTTAGTGCCTGCCCTTATCAACGAATTGAAAAAATACGACCGTGAAGATATTATGGTCATTGCCGGAGGAGTGATTCCACCCAAAGACTATGACTTTTTGTACGAAGCAGGCGTTTCAGGTGTATTTGGTCCTGGTACCGTTATTTCGGTAGCTGCCCAGAAGATTCTGGAAGAATTGATGAAAGAAGAGGCATAA
- a CDS encoding crotonase/enoyl-CoA hydratase family protein → MEFETLLLSIEGHVATVKINVPKKANAMTQAFWKEIKEVMQALDQNEDVRVIVLEGEGKHFTSGIDLTMFMQLKAELDKSDCPARSREKLRHTILTLQESFNAIEKCRKPVLAAIHGACIGGGIDMISACDMRYCSTDAYFTVKEIDLGMVADVGTLQRLPKIIGEGIARELAYTGRKFSGEEAKTMQLVNQCYDSRETMLKEVYNIAQTIAAKSPLAIRGTKEMFLYTRDHSVEEGLNYIATWNAGMLFSKDLQEAAMAGMQKRTPNFAN, encoded by the coding sequence ATGGAATTTGAAACTTTACTACTATCTATAGAGGGGCATGTAGCCACCGTAAAAATTAATGTGCCCAAAAAAGCCAACGCTATGACCCAGGCTTTTTGGAAAGAAATCAAAGAAGTGATGCAAGCCCTCGATCAGAATGAAGATGTAAGGGTGATTGTATTGGAAGGAGAAGGCAAACACTTTACCTCAGGTATAGACCTTACCATGTTTATGCAACTTAAGGCAGAACTTGACAAAAGCGATTGCCCAGCGCGTTCACGCGAAAAACTTCGCCATACTATTCTTACCTTACAAGAGTCTTTCAATGCCATAGAAAAATGCCGTAAACCTGTACTTGCTGCCATTCATGGGGCTTGTATTGGTGGTGGTATAGACATGATTTCTGCCTGTGACATGCGCTATTGCTCAACAGATGCCTATTTTACTGTCAAAGAGATTGACCTGGGAATGGTGGCTGATGTAGGTACCCTACAACGCTTACCCAAAATCATTGGCGAAGGCATCGCCAGAGAACTTGCCTATACAGGGCGCAAGTTTTCGGGTGAAGAAGCCAAAACAATGCAATTGGTGAATCAATGTTATGACTCACGCGAGACAATGCTTAAAGAGGTATATAACATTGCTCAAACCATTGCGGCTAAGTCTCCGTTGGCGATTAGGGGTACCAAAGAAATGTTTCTATATACCCGCGATCATTCGGTAGAAGAAGGACTCAACTACATAGCTACCTGGAACGCTGGCATGTTATTTTCAAAAGATTTGCAGGAAGCAGCAATGGCTGGAATGCAAAAACGAACTCCTAACTTTGCCAATTAG